The following DNA comes from Papaver somniferum cultivar HN1 unplaced genomic scaffold, ASM357369v1 unplaced-scaffold_99, whole genome shotgun sequence.
TGCCAAAGGTCGAAGTAGGATGATTAAGGACATGTGGCTGGTTGCTAACTTGGCAATAGTCACAGAACTATGGAAGCTGAGAAATAAGGTTTATTTTGAAGATGTTGTAGTTCAGTGGAGTGGATTTAAAGGCCGAGTATATCAAGTTATTCGTGAAAATTCAATTAGGATAAAGGGCTATATGTATAACACTTTGGACGATTTGCGCATCTTGAACTGTTTCAGGGTGCAATATCGATCGTGTAAAATTTCGTTGCCTAAAGAAGTTACTTGGAATCCTCCTAATCAAGATGAAATAATGCTCTGTTGTGATGGAGCCTCTTTTGGAAATCCGGGTCAGGTTGGTGCCGGTGTTGTTTTTCGATATGCCAATGCAGCGGTGCTTGGTGCTCGTTCTGTTAGCCTTGGCTGGCAGACTAATTTTTATGCAGAAGTTTGTGCTATTATATATGGTGTGATGTTGGCCAAGAGGTGGAATGTTAGAAATATATGTGTTAAATCGGATTTGATGAATTGCATTCAAGCTTTTCAGAAGGGTGAATTACCTTGGCAGCTAAGGCAGAAATGGAGAATGGCAAAGGAGTTCTACAATAATATTCATTACATTCAGAAATATAGGGAAGTTAATTTTTCAGATGATGCTTTGGCCAAGCGAGCTTGTTTGCTGGCTGAAGATActtttgagttttatgaggggAGGCCAGTTTTTCTACTTT
Coding sequences within:
- the LOC113346399 gene encoding uncharacterized protein LOC113346399, producing the protein MCLSPTLSVQYWKIWAKQCCATNDNVIKKTGLVASYKAAKGRSRMIKDMWLVANLAIVTELWKLRNKVYFEDVVVQWSGFKGRVYQVIRENSIRIKGYMYNTLDDLRILNCFRVQYRSCKISLPKEVTWNPPNQDEIMLCCDGASFGNPGQVGAGVVFRYANAAVLGARSVSLGWQTNFYAEVCAIIYGVMLAKRWNVRNICVKSDLMNCIQAFQKGELPWQLRQKWRMAKEFYNNIHYIQKYREVNFSDDALAKRACLLAEDTFEFYEGRPVFLLSVECPGEFYFRFK